One segment of Neodiprion fabricii isolate iyNeoFabr1 chromosome 1, iyNeoFabr1.1, whole genome shotgun sequence DNA contains the following:
- the LOC124184601 gene encoding uncharacterized protein LOC124184601: MAATDGQIVVAAARWAEEATYLRDFVTKHRLPAVIKITKGQYGGFGVPTLPAPSLQSTALLASAGRRRKIVAQAVKIKEGRRVVGVGPKLAIPDSYTGFFEILSEEGRAVRGIESVSELSRRCPEEGALVRETMRGIGCKVDEAGIVIPEGSRTLPAGETITAAGEVTIQGRGRFLRCVDCRGDSVLLGIEQRGRFSALAREDNISGVHTARALLSKRLPLTVRLVHGQPPRGLKSSSHFLPELRLLSTFEEEHVFALPLQRDGAAVALPLAAPLKLVKARNEEMLRSMPELTRLVERGSRLVADVADRAHVLDGRLGEGKPRLPRSGGFLRRSASSDSANHQQKHHHHHHHHHHHHQSSHSSHGHGYRDENRVPPSYTEDYDEIDQIYDYVRGFAPLPKSVRSPYESASSNSPPLTPVTVSVASILDDRPEPPPIETIPTKKIQAEKRTRRAVKETPMPKVEKPPLAKLYVKNSGTHRGRPLMRQKSASPLKETPPGYKGGSPLFNIRYKSLTNLQQAMELDGTLDSSHSGGRTSGDSGAGAKLPEKRSRRLSRPRSLTNLVWELRGGNGASSGKETTATAAPPLQPTKCGPRLAVTVMAPRRVGTLYL; this comes from the exons ATGGCAGCGACCGATGGTCAGATCGTGGTGGCAGCGGCGCGATGGGCGGAGGAGGCGACGTACCTCCGTGACTTCGTGACGAAGCACCGTCTGCCAGCAGTGATAAAGATAACGAAAGGTCAGTACGGTGGATTTGGAGTGCCGACGTTGCCGGCGCCGAGTTTGCAGAGTACGGCGCTCCTCGCGTCGGCGGGAAGGCGACGGAAGATCGTCGCCCAGGCGGTAAAGATAAAGGAGGGGCGAAGGGTGGTGGGCGTCGGGCCGAAGTTGGCGATACCGGACTCGTACACCGGGTTCTTCGAGATCCTGAGCGAGGAGGGCCGGGCCGTTCGGGGAATAGAGTCGGTCAGCGAACTGTCGAGGCGATGCCCAGAGGAGGGCGCCCTCGTCCGGGAGACCATGAGGGGCATCGGGTGCAAGGTTGACGAGGCCGGGATCGTGATACCGGAAGGTTCCCGGACGCTGCCGGCCGGCGAGACGATCACGGCCGCCGGCGAGGTGACGATCCAGGGCAGGGGTCGGTTCCTGCGGTGCGTCGACTGCCGCGGGGACAGCGTGCTCCTCGGCATCGAGCAGCGGGGCAGATTCAGCGCCCTGGCGAGGGAGGACAACATCAGCGGCGTCCACACGGCCAGGGCGCTCCTGAGCAAGCGGCTTCCGCTAACGGTGAGGCTCGTTCACGGGCAGCCGCCGCGGGGCCTCAAGTCCTCGTCTCACTTCCTGCCGGAGCTGCGACTCCTCTCGACCTTCGAGGAGGAGCACGTGTTCGCGCTTCCGCTCCAGAGGGACGGCGCGGCGGTCGCGCTTCCGCTGGCGGCGCCCCTGAAGCTCGTCAAGGCGAGGAACGAGGAGATGCTGCGCTCGATGCCGGAGCTGACGCGCCTCGTCGAGCGGGGATCTCGCCTCGTGGCCGACGTCGCCGACCGCGCTCACGTGCTCGACGGTCGCCTCGGCGAGGGCAAGCCGAGACTACCGAGGAGCGGCGGGTTCCTCAGGCGGTCGGCGAGCTCCGACAGCGCGAATCATCAGCAGAAGcatcaccaccatcaccaccatcatcatcatcatcatcagaGCAGCCACAGCAGCCACGGGCACGGTTACCGGGACGAGAATCGGGTACCGCCGTCGTACACGGAGGACTACGACGAAATCGATCAGATATACGACTACGTTCGCGGCTTTGCTCCACTTCCGAAAAGCGTTCGATCGCCGTACGAAAGCGCGAGCAGCAACAGCCCTCCGCTTACTCCCGTCACCGTCAGCGTCGCCTCGATTTTGGACGACAGACCCGAGCCACCGCCGATCGAAACGATACCGACGAAGAAGATACAGGCTGAGAAACGGACCCGACGCGCCGTCAAGGAGACGCCTATGCCCAAGGTTGAGAAGCCGCCCCTGGCCAAGCTCTACGTAAAGAACAGCGGGACTCACAGAGGGCGTCCGTTGATGAGGCAGAAGAGCGCATCGCCGTTGAAAGAGACGCCGCCCGGTTACAAGGGCGGCTCTCCGCTCTTCAATATCCGCTATAAAAGTCTGACCAATCTCCAGCAGGCCATGGAACTCGATGGCACTCTGGACTCCAGTCATTCCGGGGGTCGTACTTCCGGGGATTCCGGGGCCGGGGCCAAGCTTCCGGAGAAGAG GTCCAGACGGCTCAGCAGACCTCGTTCGCTCACGAATCTCGTATGGGAGCTTCGCGGAGGTAACGGAGCTAGTTCTGGAAAGGAAACAACGGCCACTGCTGCCCCACCTCTTCAACCGACAAAGTGCGGACCCCGCTTGGCCGTAACAGTCATGGCGCCACGACGCGTCGGCACGCTCTACCTCTAG